In Streptomyces sp. Li-HN-5-11, the sequence AGCCGCGCGCGGTCGTCGTCACCCCGCTTCCCGCCTCCGGCGAGTACACGGTGTACTCGGCGACGCAGATCCCGCACATCCTGCGGATCATGCTCTCGGCCGTCACCGGCGTCCCCGAGCACAAACTGCGGGTGATCGCCCCGGACGTGGGCGGCGGCTTCGGCTCCAAGCTCCAGGTGTACGGCGAGGAGGCCGTCGCGCTCGCCGTCGCCCGTAAGCTGGGACGGCCGGTGAAGTGGACCGAGTCCCGTTCCGAGGGGTACCTGGCGACGCACCACGGCCGGGGCATGATCCAGGACATCGAGGTCGCCGCCACCCGTGAGGGCAGGCTGCTCGGCCTGAAGGTCGACCTGCTGGCCGACATGGGCGCCTACCTCATGCTCGTCACCCCGGGCATCCCGATCCTGGGCGCGTTCATGTACCCGGCGATCTACAAGATGGACGCCTACGAGTTCACCTGCACGGGCGTGTTCACCACCCGGACCCCGACCGACGCCTATCGCGGTGCCGGGCGCCCGGAGGCCACGTACGCGATCGAGCGGATCATGGACGAGCTGGCCGCCGAAGTCGGCCTGGACCCGGTGGAGGTGCGGCGCCGCAACTGGATCGGCCACGAGGAGTTCCCGTACACGACGGTCGCGGGCCTGACCTACGACAGCGGGAACTACGAGGCCGCCACCGAGAAGGCGCTCGCCCTCTTCGAGTACGACAAGCTGCGCGCCGAGCAGGCCGACCGCAACGCGCGCGGCGACACCGTACGGCTCGGCATCGGCGTGTCGACGTACACGGAGATGTGCGGGCTGGCCCCGAGCCGGGTGCTGCGGGATCTGCGGTACGGGGCCGGCGGCTGGGAGGCGGCGAGCATCCGCATGCTGCCCACCGGCAAGGTCGAGGTGGTCACCGGCACCAGTCCGCACGGCCAGGGCCACGTGACGTGCTGGAGCCAGATCGCGGCCGACGCGCTGGGCGTGCCGTTCGAGGACGTCGAGGTGGTGCACGGCGACACGCTGGCGGCCCCGCAGGGCATGGACACCTACGGCTCGCGCTCGCTGGCCGTGGGCGGGGCGGCCGTGCACCGGGCGGCGCTGAAGGTGGTGGACAAGGCGCGGAAGGTGGCGGCCCACCTGCTGGAGGCCAGCGAGGACGACCTGGAGTTCAAGGGCGGTGTGTTCTCCGTCAAGGGCTCGCCCGAGGCGCGCAGGACCATCCAGGAGATCGCCTTCGCGACGTTCACGTCGCACGACGTGCCCGACGGCATGGAACCCACGCTCAACGCCGAACACGTGCTGGACCCGGAGAACTTCTCCTACCCGCACGGCACCCACCTGTGCGCCGTCGAGGTCGACACGGAGACCGGCCGGACCTCGATCCGGTCCTACGTCTGCGTCGACGACGTCGGCCGGGTCGTCAACCCGGTGATCGTCGAGGGTCAGGTGCACGGCGGACTCGCCCAGGGCATCGCCCAGGCACTGTACGAGGAGGCCGTCTACGACGCGGAGGGCAACCTGGTCTCCGGCACGATGGCCGACTACCTGGTGCCGTCGGCGGCGGACCTGCCCGAGTTCGTCACCGACCGCACCGAGACGCCCGCGGCCTCCAATCCGCTCGGCGTCAAGGGCGTCGGCGAGGCGGGCACCATCGCCTCGACGCCCGCCGTGGTCAACGCCGTCGTGGACGCGCTGCGGCCGCTGGGCGTGCACGACGTGCGGATGCCCTGCACACCGGAACGGGTGTGGGAGGCCGTCCGGTCGGCGCAGTCCGCGCAGCCGGCAGGGACCGCGGAGTCCGCACGGAAGGAGGGCCAGGAATGATTCCCCCCGCATTCGACTACGTCCGTCCGGCGAGCGTCGACGAGGCGGTGCGCGCGCTCGCCGGCGCGGGCGAGGAGGCGAAGGTACTGGCCGGCGGCCAGAGCCTGCTGCCGCTGCTCAGGCTGCGCCTGGCCTTTCCCGAGCTCGTCGTCGACGTCGGGCGGATCCCCGAGCTGCGCGGGGTCCGCGAGGACGGCGACATGCTCGCCATCGGCGCGCTGACCACGCACCACGACGTGGTGCACGATCCGCTGGTGCGCCGCCACGCCGGCCTGCTGGCGCAGGCCACCGAGACCGTGGCCGACCCGGCCGTGCGCCACCGGGGCACCCTCGGCGGCTCCCTCGCCCACGCCGACCCGGCCGGTGACCTGCCCGCCGTGGTGCTGGCGCTGGACGCCGAACTGGTGGCCCAGGGGCCGGGCGGACGGCGCACCATTGCGGCCCGCGAGTTCTTCTCCGACTACCTGCAGACCGCGCTGGAGCCCGACGAGCTGCTGGTGGAGGTCCGGGTGCCGAAGAGGGAGGGCTGGGGCTTCCGCTACGAGAAGTTCCACCGGGTGGCCCAGTCCTGGGCGATG encodes:
- a CDS encoding molybdopterin cofactor-binding domain-containing protein, which translates into the protein MTDQAVEHEVGRARLRKEDARLITGQTNWTDNISVTGLLHLAILRSPMAHARIERIDVSPALQRPGVVAAFSGRDLADGLGSLPCAWPVTEDLVQPDHPPIAVDEVRHAGDPVAVVVARDRYTAADALEAIEVDYEPLPPVLDLEAALAEDAPLVHADKGTNRAYVWPLKTGEDYETARQRAEVVLKRRYHQQRLIPNAMEPRAVVVTPLPASGEYTVYSATQIPHILRIMLSAVTGVPEHKLRVIAPDVGGGFGSKLQVYGEEAVALAVARKLGRPVKWTESRSEGYLATHHGRGMIQDIEVAATREGRLLGLKVDLLADMGAYLMLVTPGIPILGAFMYPAIYKMDAYEFTCTGVFTTRTPTDAYRGAGRPEATYAIERIMDELAAEVGLDPVEVRRRNWIGHEEFPYTTVAGLTYDSGNYEAATEKALALFEYDKLRAEQADRNARGDTVRLGIGVSTYTEMCGLAPSRVLRDLRYGAGGWEAASIRMLPTGKVEVVTGTSPHGQGHVTCWSQIAADALGVPFEDVEVVHGDTLAAPQGMDTYGSRSLAVGGAAVHRAALKVVDKARKVAAHLLEASEDDLEFKGGVFSVKGSPEARRTIQEIAFATFTSHDVPDGMEPTLNAEHVLDPENFSYPHGTHLCAVEVDTETGRTSIRSYVCVDDVGRVVNPVIVEGQVHGGLAQGIAQALYEEAVYDAEGNLVSGTMADYLVPSAADLPEFVTDRTETPAASNPLGVKGVGEAGTIASTPAVVNAVVDALRPLGVHDVRMPCTPERVWEAVRSAQSAQPAGTAESARKEGQE
- a CDS encoding xanthine dehydrogenase family protein subunit M; translated protein: MIPPAFDYVRPASVDEAVRALAGAGEEAKVLAGGQSLLPLLRLRLAFPELVVDVGRIPELRGVREDGDMLAIGALTTHHDVVHDPLVRRHAGLLAQATETVADPAVRHRGTLGGSLAHADPAGDLPAVVLALDAELVAQGPGGRRTIAAREFFSDYLQTALEPDELLVEVRVPKREGWGFRYEKFHRVAQSWAMVGVAALVRRDDGHIAEARIGLTNMGPTPLRASQAEGALAGAGDADAVARAAHAAAEGTRPSRDASASPEYRAHLAQVLTKRAVLAAAGMG